The Endozoicomonas montiporae CL-33 genome contains a region encoding:
- a CDS encoding AMP-binding protein encodes MTNSNFWHDKFWHDKYPDGVPSEIDTGQYRSILDVLDYSARKYADKPVFSNLGKTLSYAELHHQSGLFCSYLQNHTDLRPGDRIAVMLPNLLQFPVAVFGALRAGLVVVNTNPLYTEREMEHQFNDSGAKALVVLSNMAHMAERVVPKTSIKHVVITNVGDMLPAVKRVLVNAVVKHVKKMVPDYVVPGAIPFTKAMKLGALNNPLDARKEGDETAVLQYTGGTTGVAKGAMLTHRNILSNMFQTKAMVARNLEDGKELLIAPLPLYHIFAFTVHCMVGMLVGAHNLLITNPRDMKTFMKDIKGKPFSMFVGLNTLFVGLMKNEEFRQMDFSHLKNTVSGGMALQMDTAERWEQLTGCKICEGYGMTETSPIVTINPLDRIKLGTIGIPVPSCELKVIDDDGNDLGLNEVGELCVRGPQVMKGYWENDEATADSIDADGWLKTGDIATIDDEGYATIVDRKKDMICISGFNVYPNELEEVLAMHPDVTQSAAIGVPHERSGEAIKVFIVSSNPQLNRDDVIAHLRKHVTGYKVPKQVEFRDQLPTTNVGKILRRELRDEELKKLAA; translated from the coding sequence GTGACTAACAGTAATTTCTGGCATGACAAGTTCTGGCATGACAAGTACCCTGATGGCGTACCATCCGAGATAGACACCGGACAGTACCGTTCTATTCTGGACGTTCTGGACTATTCCGCCCGCAAATACGCCGACAAGCCGGTGTTCAGTAATCTGGGGAAAACGCTTTCTTATGCAGAGCTGCATCACCAGAGTGGCCTGTTCTGCAGTTACCTGCAAAACCATACCGATTTACGTCCGGGTGACCGTATTGCCGTTATGTTGCCAAACCTGCTGCAATTCCCTGTTGCAGTGTTTGGCGCTTTGCGTGCCGGTCTGGTGGTAGTAAACACCAACCCGCTGTACACCGAGCGTGAAATGGAGCACCAGTTTAATGACTCCGGTGCCAAGGCTCTGGTGGTGCTTTCCAATATGGCGCATATGGCTGAGCGAGTGGTACCTAAAACCAGCATCAAGCATGTTGTCATTACGAATGTCGGTGATATGTTGCCAGCCGTTAAACGGGTACTGGTCAATGCTGTAGTGAAGCACGTTAAGAAAATGGTGCCGGACTACGTGGTGCCTGGTGCAATACCATTCACAAAAGCCATGAAACTGGGTGCGTTGAATAATCCTCTGGATGCTCGCAAAGAAGGCGATGAAACGGCTGTGCTGCAGTACACCGGTGGTACGACAGGTGTCGCGAAAGGGGCGATGCTGACCCACCGTAATATTCTCAGCAATATGTTCCAGACCAAAGCGATGGTGGCTCGCAATCTGGAAGACGGCAAAGAGCTGCTGATTGCACCGCTGCCGCTGTACCATATTTTCGCTTTCACCGTTCATTGCATGGTGGGCATGCTGGTGGGCGCTCATAACCTGCTGATTACCAATCCGCGGGATATGAAAACCTTTATGAAAGACATCAAGGGTAAACCGTTCAGCATGTTTGTTGGTCTGAACACCCTGTTTGTGGGACTAATGAAAAATGAAGAGTTCCGCCAGATGGATTTCAGCCACCTGAAAAACACGGTTTCCGGTGGTATGGCGTTGCAGATGGACACGGCGGAGCGCTGGGAACAGCTGACCGGTTGTAAGATCTGTGAAGGCTATGGCATGACCGAAACCTCGCCCATTGTCACCATCAACCCACTTGATCGCATCAAGCTGGGTACTATCGGTATTCCGGTACCTTCCTGTGAGCTGAAGGTGATTGATGATGATGGCAATGACCTTGGACTGAACGAGGTGGGTGAACTGTGCGTTCGTGGCCCGCAGGTCATGAAAGGTTACTGGGAGAACGATGAAGCCACTGCTGACAGCATTGATGCGGACGGCTGGCTGAAAACCGGTGATATTGCCACCATCGACGATGAGGGTTATGCCACCATTGTTGACCGTAAAAAAGATATGATCTGCATTTCCGGTTTCAACGTTTACCCGAATGAACTGGAAGAAGTGCTGGCGATGCATCCTGATGTTACTCAGAGTGCGGCTATCGGCGTTCCCCATGAGCGCAGCGGTGAAGCGATCAAGGTGTTTATTGTCTCTTCTAATCCTCAGTTGAATCGTGATGATGTGATTGCTCATCTGCGTAAGCATGTGACTGGTTACAAGGTGCCTAAACAGGTTGAGTTCCGCGATCAGTTGCCAACCACGAACGTAGGTAAAATTCTGCGTCGTGAATTGCGTGACGAAGAGTTGAAAAAGCTGGCGGCATAG
- a CDS encoding MaoC family dehydratase, with translation MRQLENIPFEELTVGQTDSLTRTLTEEDLLLFAKVSGDTNPVHLDKDYAATTQFEGRIAHGMWTSSLISCALATKLPGPGGIYLSQEVKFMRPVKVGDTVTVKLEVLDINERRKRATVSTNVVNQDGKTVVKGKAEIMPAVEKVVVDEYPLPEVELKA, from the coding sequence ATGCGCCAGCTGGAAAACATCCCCTTTGAAGAACTCACTGTGGGCCAGACAGACTCCCTGACCCGCACTCTGACCGAAGAAGACCTGTTGCTGTTTGCCAAGGTTTCTGGCGACACTAATCCGGTTCATCTTGATAAAGACTATGCCGCCACCACCCAGTTCGAGGGTCGTATTGCCCACGGCATGTGGACATCGTCGCTGATTTCCTGCGCACTGGCGACCAAACTGCCCGGCCCCGGCGGTATCTACCTGTCTCAGGAAGTGAAGTTTATGCGTCCGGTCAAGGTAGGCGACACTGTGACCGTTAAACTGGAAGTGCTGGACATTAACGAGCGCCGCAAACGTGCAACTGTTTCCACCAATGTCGTCAATCAGGATGGTAAAACCGTTGTTAAAGGCAAGGCTGAAATCATGCCAGCTGTCGAAAAAGTGGTGGTCGATGAATACCCTCTGCCCGAGGTTGAGCTGAAGGCTTAA
- a CDS encoding hypothetical protein (reversible synthesis of carbamate and ATP from carbamoyl phosphate and ADP) → MLVVIALGDSAIVQREQPLNSHALRQCIQHAAQCIAEIANQHQVILLHGNGPAIGLLTLMNGNCADLNTGTADVLGAQTRAMIGFLLEQALRNQLPQKSFCSMTHLTLVDTNDPAMMQPTRYIGPLYNRVQAQLIQEQNPDWVLQQTGILYRRMVPAPAPGEVLEMETLKHLVAADNMFVICGCGGGLPVRKSPDNHLHGVEAMVDRDETAALIARTLNANALLMLSSIDAVVDKPGHPQARPIRSIDIQRLESLGFNDTAMAPKVKAASGYLSNEPPGNHQSCESKPADQSARGRRRFCAIGNLHNAASVLSGEAGTRISASASSSSESAEIVYY, encoded by the coding sequence ATGCTGGTTGTCATTGCCCTGGGAGACAGTGCGATTGTGCAAAGAGAGCAACCGCTCAATTCACACGCACTGCGACAATGCATTCAACACGCAGCCCAATGCATTGCTGAAATAGCCAACCAACATCAGGTGATATTGCTGCACGGCAACGGGCCCGCAATCGGCCTGCTGACCCTGATGAATGGTAACTGCGCTGACTTGAACACAGGAACTGCCGATGTTCTGGGCGCCCAGACCCGGGCCATGATTGGCTTTCTACTGGAACAGGCATTGAGAAACCAGCTGCCGCAAAAATCCTTTTGCAGCATGACGCACCTGACGCTGGTTGACACCAATGACCCGGCAATGATGCAGCCAACGCGATATATAGGACCACTGTACAACAGAGTACAGGCGCAGCTGATTCAGGAACAGAACCCCGACTGGGTACTGCAACAGACCGGAATACTGTATCGCCGGATGGTGCCTGCTCCGGCTCCCGGAGAAGTTCTGGAAATGGAGACGCTGAAACATCTGGTCGCCGCTGACAATATGTTCGTTATCTGTGGCTGCGGCGGTGGTCTGCCCGTCCGTAAAAGTCCGGATAACCACCTTCATGGTGTAGAAGCCATGGTAGACAGAGACGAAACTGCGGCATTGATTGCACGCACTCTGAATGCCAACGCCTTGCTGATGCTGTCCAGCATCGATGCCGTTGTTGACAAACCCGGCCATCCACAGGCAAGACCGATTCGCAGTATTGACATCCAGCGTCTCGAATCACTGGGGTTCAATGACACCGCGATGGCACCAAAGGTAAAAGCCGCCAGTGGCTATCTGAGCAATGAGCCACCGGGTAACCATCAGTCATGTGAAAGCAAACCGGCTGATCAGTCAGCCCGTGGCCGTCGAAGGTTTTGTGCAATAGGCAATCTGCACAACGCTGCCAGCGTCCTCTCCGGTGAAGCCGGAACACGTATCAGCGCATCAGCGTCTTCTTCAAGCGAAAGCGCTGAGATTGTCTACTATTGA
- a CDS encoding V-type ATP synthase subunit B: MPQSLLRYTNILSIVGDLIRVQVPNLTEGNARANYGDLALIEQNGQPYSMAQIIKIDHEEVSLQVFAGTKGLSTGAAVCFLGEPMKATYSPNILGRIFNGAGEPIDGGPALEQDPKVEIDGPSVNPVRRVLASRMVRTNVPMIDVFNTLVESQKIPIFSVAGEPYNRFLARIAIQAEADVVVFGGMGLIFDDYHFFRNEFEKAGVSSRTVMFTNQASDPTVERLLTPDMALAVAEHFAVEESKKVLVLLTDMTSYADAMKEIGVAMDKIPANRGYMGDLYSQLAKRYEKACDYKGAGSVTILAVTTMPGNDVTHPVPDNTGYITEGQFYLHDGVLDPFGSLSRLKQMVQGKETRDDHAPIMNTMIRFYSDSVNAKQKQAMAFELSSYDLKTIRFGDLFKERFMSLDAAMSLEDALDLCWETLAECFEPGETLMKQSLLEKYWPGLANEEQAAVGVEEQTAGANKTAAAEA; this comes from the coding sequence ATGCCCCAGAGCTTATTGCGATACACCAACATTCTCAGCATTGTTGGTGACCTTATTCGCGTTCAAGTGCCAAACCTGACGGAAGGCAATGCCCGGGCCAATTACGGCGACCTGGCATTGATCGAGCAGAATGGTCAGCCGTACTCCATGGCCCAGATCATCAAGATCGACCATGAAGAGGTTTCCCTGCAGGTATTCGCAGGCACCAAAGGTCTTTCTACGGGTGCCGCCGTATGCTTTTTGGGTGAGCCGATGAAAGCGACTTACTCTCCAAACATCCTTGGCCGTATCTTTAACGGTGCCGGTGAGCCGATTGACGGCGGCCCTGCGCTGGAACAGGACCCCAAGGTGGAGATCGACGGTCCTTCTGTAAACCCTGTTCGTCGTGTATTGGCGTCACGCATGGTGCGTACTAACGTACCAATGATCGACGTATTCAACACACTGGTAGAGTCCCAGAAGATTCCTATCTTCTCCGTGGCGGGTGAACCTTACAACCGCTTCCTGGCCCGTATTGCGATTCAGGCAGAAGCCGACGTCGTAGTATTCGGTGGCATGGGTCTGATCTTTGACGATTACCATTTCTTCCGTAACGAATTCGAGAAGGCCGGTGTATCTTCCCGTACCGTTATGTTCACCAACCAGGCCTCCGACCCGACAGTAGAACGTCTGCTGACACCGGACATGGCGCTGGCAGTGGCTGAACACTTTGCGGTGGAAGAGTCCAAGAAGGTACTGGTTCTCCTGACCGACATGACTTCCTACGCTGACGCGATGAAGGAAATCGGTGTTGCCATGGACAAGATCCCGGCCAACCGGGGTTACATGGGTGACCTGTACTCCCAGCTGGCGAAGCGTTACGAAAAAGCCTGCGACTACAAAGGTGCCGGTTCCGTCACCATTCTGGCGGTAACCACCATGCCGGGTAACGACGTAACCCACCCGGTACCGGATAACACCGGCTACATCACCGAAGGTCAGTTCTACCTGCACGACGGTGTACTGGATCCGTTCGGTTCCCTGTCACGTCTGAAGCAGATGGTTCAGGGTAAAGAGACCCGTGACGACCACGCGCCGATCATGAACACCATGATCCGTTTCTATTCCGACTCCGTGAATGCCAAGCAGAAGCAGGCCATGGCGTTTGAACTGTCCAGCTACGACCTGAAAACCATCCGGTTCGGCGACCTGTTCAAAGAACGCTTCATGTCTCTGGATGCGGCCATGAGCCTCGAAGACGCTCTGGATCTGTGCTGGGAAACTCTGGCGGAATGCTTTGAACCGGGCGAAACCCTGATGAAGCAGAGCCTGCTGGAGAAATACTGGCCCGGCCTTGCTAATGAAGAGCAAGCAGCTGTTGGTGTCGAGGAACAAACCGCCGGGGCTAATAAAACGGCCGCAGCAGAGGCATAA
- a CDS encoding C2H2-type zinc finger protein, translating to MVDMEPLQGKPTEIISTNCYSGSDTPPEDKPYRPRGLWESLTTVVESVTLQLLYASNEVIGYELLLTLQEDSLSPQPFLWIPVVATVVVGWLSRNRWNPETPLFNQLDEQEFNKQHELQIISFMFEPPSNSSHSSMVLFDPPQPNYPHSSRVYNARANTHGGGDGGGWQESQHTLGDNCYIGCCWGRCQYALPNEALVYDNQYDTDQYKNIFADGYGQQTYGQANTEKDYTGGTNHSTHTENCVWVSCLDPTFFFDSDSESTDAATHFTSMNSNSCTTEANSTTPSKSVAIVNPSCRTRIDSSHIENTNSSSRSKVGMNREDEKNHFQCNICDRTFVSKNSLYSHKSHYHSGGLICPECREELPSKKALYDHNRSKHTGVQICLVCNEELPNKKALDDHNRSEHTEEQTCPVPECCKKLPSKKALSNHKSQYHTGKQVCTVCSKTLPNKRALYYHKKKH from the coding sequence ATGGTTGATATGGAACCTTTACAAGGCAAACCAACAGAAATTATCAGCACAAACTGCTATTCAGGCTCAGACACGCCACCTGAAGATAAGCCCTATAGGCCAAGAGGTCTCTGGGAAAGCCTGACAACGGTTGTTGAGTCGGTTACTTTGCAACTGCTCTATGCCTCCAATGAAGTCATAGGTTACGAGCTGCTTCTGACACTTCAGGAAGACTCGCTATCCCCTCAACCTTTTTTATGGATACCCGTGGTAGCGACTGTTGTCGTTGGTTGGTTATCCAGAAATCGCTGGAACCCGGAAACGCCACTATTTAATCAACTCGATGAGCAAGAGTTTAACAAGCAACATGAACTTCAGATAATCTCATTTATGTTCGAGCCGCCTTCCAATAGCTCTCATTCATCAATGGTTCTATTCGACCCCCCGCAACCAAACTATCCTCATTCGTCTCGGGTCTACAATGCCAGGGCTAATACTCATGGTGGTGGTGATGGTGGCGGCTGGCAAGAAAGCCAGCATACCTTAGGTGATAACTGTTACATCGGCTGCTGCTGGGGAAGGTGCCAATATGCACTGCCTAATGAAGCACTTGTGTACGATAATCAGTACGACACCGATCAGTATAAAAATATATTCGCTGATGGATATGGGCAGCAAACATACGGGCAGGCCAATACTGAAAAGGATTACACCGGGGGGACAAACCATAGTACACATACTGAAAACTGTGTATGGGTGAGTTGCCTTGATCCAACTTTTTTTTTCGATTCGGATTCTGAAAGTACAGATGCTGCTACTCACTTTACTTCAATGAATTCTAACTCCTGCACTACAGAAGCGAACAGTACAACACCTTCAAAATCAGTCGCAATTGTCAACCCTAGTTGCAGAACAAGAATTGATAGCAGCCATATAGAAAATACAAATAGCTCTAGCCGAAGTAAAGTGGGTATGAATCGAGAAGACGAAAAAAATCACTTTCAATGCAATATCTGTGACAGGACGTTCGTAAGTAAAAATAGCCTGTACAGTCACAAAAGCCATTACCACTCAGGAGGGCTAATCTGCCCTGAGTGTAGAGAGGAGCTGCCCAGCAAAAAAGCGCTGTATGATCACAACCGGAGTAAGCACACCGGAGTGCAAATCTGCCTTGTGTGTAACGAGGAGCTGCCCAACAAAAAAGCGCTGGATGATCACAACCGGAGTGAGCACACCGAAGAGCAAACCTGCCCTGTGCCTGAGTGTTGCAAGAAGCTGCCCAGCAAAAAAGCGCTGTCGAATCACAAAAGCCAGTACCACACCGGAAAGCAAGTCTGCACAGTGTGTAGCAAGACGCTGCCCAACAAAAGAGCGCTGTATTATCACAAAAAAAAGCATTGA
- the argF gene encoding ornithine carbamoyltransferase gives MDFRLKNRHFVKLLDFTPEEINSLLKLSRELKAAKQSRDEPRFLQNKNIALIFEKASTRTRCAFEVAAFDQGACVTYISSGSQMGSKESVKDTARVLGRMYDGIEFRGHLQQHVEELAEFAGVPVWNGLTNEWHPTQILADFLTMIEHGNGRPLNQLKLCYTGDGRNNVANSLLVGSAKMGVDFRIAAPAGFAPDEALVEQCRRIARDTGAKLTITDSVEEAVSGCDFIYTDVWVSMGEPMEAWEERVKLMTPYQVNQNLLAKTGNPDVRFLHCLPAFHNDETTIGQEIAEHFFKGEEGMKGLEVTEEVFESDHSIVFDQAENRMHTIKAVMVATLGD, from the coding sequence ATGGATTTCAGACTGAAAAATCGTCACTTCGTCAAGCTTCTGGATTTTACCCCTGAAGAAATCAACAGCCTGCTGAAACTATCCCGCGAATTAAAAGCTGCAAAGCAATCGCGCGATGAACCCCGTTTTTTACAAAACAAAAACATTGCCCTGATCTTTGAAAAAGCGTCCACCCGCACACGGTGTGCCTTCGAGGTAGCTGCTTTTGATCAGGGAGCCTGTGTGACTTACATTTCCAGCGGTTCACAAATGGGAAGTAAGGAGTCCGTAAAAGACACAGCCAGAGTACTGGGACGCATGTATGATGGCATCGAATTTCGCGGACATTTACAACAGCACGTCGAAGAACTTGCAGAATTCGCCGGTGTTCCCGTATGGAACGGCCTGACTAACGAATGGCACCCAACGCAGATTCTGGCTGATTTCCTGACCATGATTGAACACGGCAATGGTCGTCCACTGAACCAGCTGAAACTTTGTTATACCGGCGATGGACGCAACAATGTCGCCAACTCACTTCTGGTGGGTTCAGCTAAAATGGGTGTGGACTTCCGAATTGCCGCTCCGGCTGGTTTTGCTCCCGATGAAGCACTGGTTGAACAATGTCGTCGCATTGCCAGAGACACAGGTGCAAAGCTGACCATCACAGACTCTGTCGAAGAAGCAGTTAGTGGCTGTGACTTCATTTACACCGACGTCTGGGTATCCATGGGTGAGCCGATGGAGGCCTGGGAAGAACGGGTAAAACTGATGACCCCTTATCAGGTCAACCAGAACCTGCTGGCAAAAACCGGCAATCCGGATGTTCGCTTCCTGCACTGTTTGCCTGCGTTCCACAATGACGAAACCACTATTGGTCAAGAAATTGCTGAACACTTCTTCAAAGGTGAAGAGGGCATGAAAGGGCTGGAAGTCACCGAAGAGGTCTTCGAGTCTGACCACTCCATCGTGTTTGATCAGGCTGAAAACCGAATGCATACCATCAAGGCTGTCATGGTGGCAACACTGGGCGATTAA
- a CDS encoding valine--pyruvate transaminase, whose amino-acid sequence MKLSTFGTKFTTHSGILSLMDDLGNALATDDEMIMMGGGNPAHIPEVEDVFRARLQRILDSQNEFTRLVGTYDPPQGEKEFIHELAAFLNRQFGWQLSERNIALTNGSQAGFFMLFNMFAGDFDDGSHKRIQLPIAPEYIGYADAGLSENFFTASRPTIDQTGPHEFKYRVDFANLTINESTGALCASRPTNPSGNVLTDEEVSHLDSLARSHDIPLIIDGAYGTPFPNLIYTSAKPQWNSNTILCLTLSKLGLPAARTGIVIANEEITKALTGINAIMNLAPNSFGSLLALDMVRDDSIVDISNSLIRPFYKEKAEYAVQCLHRHMDNELPWQVHKPEGAMFLWLWFKDLPISSLELYERLKRRHVLVVSGHYFFPGIDDWRHKHECIRMTFTRDNATVEKGIAIIAEEVRKAYAQ is encoded by the coding sequence ATGAAGCTTTCCACCTTTGGTACCAAGTTCACAACTCACTCCGGCATACTCTCGTTAATGGATGATCTTGGTAATGCTCTGGCAACAGACGACGAGATGATTATGATGGGCGGCGGTAATCCAGCCCATATTCCTGAAGTGGAAGATGTCTTTCGTGCCCGCCTGCAACGCATTCTGGACAGCCAGAACGAATTCACCCGACTGGTAGGCACCTACGATCCGCCCCAGGGAGAAAAAGAGTTCATTCACGAACTGGCCGCTTTTCTTAACCGCCAGTTTGGCTGGCAACTAAGCGAACGCAACATTGCTCTGACCAATGGCAGTCAGGCAGGCTTCTTTATGCTGTTTAACATGTTTGCCGGTGATTTTGACGACGGCTCACACAAACGCATCCAGCTTCCTATCGCTCCGGAATACATCGGATATGCCGATGCAGGCCTGAGTGAAAACTTTTTCACAGCCAGCCGCCCGACCATCGACCAGACTGGCCCTCACGAATTCAAATATCGGGTTGATTTCGCCAATCTGACCATCAATGAATCCACCGGTGCATTGTGTGCTTCCAGACCCACCAACCCGTCCGGTAATGTCCTGACAGACGAAGAAGTCAGCCATCTGGACAGCCTTGCCCGCTCGCACGATATTCCCCTAATCATTGACGGAGCCTATGGCACACCGTTTCCTAACCTGATCTACACCAGCGCCAAACCACAGTGGAACAGCAACACCATCCTGTGCCTGACCCTTTCGAAACTGGGTTTGCCTGCGGCCCGTACCGGCATCGTCATCGCCAACGAAGAAATCACCAAAGCGCTAACCGGCATTAATGCCATTATGAACCTTGCTCCGAACAGCTTTGGCAGTCTGCTCGCACTCGATATGGTGCGTGATGACAGCATTGTCGATATCAGCAATTCACTGATTCGTCCGTTCTACAAAGAAAAGGCAGAATATGCCGTGCAGTGCCTGCACCGCCATATGGACAATGAACTCCCCTGGCAGGTTCACAAACCCGAAGGCGCCATGTTCCTGTGGCTCTGGTTCAAAGACCTGCCCATTTCCAGTCTTGAACTCTATGAAAGACTGAAGCGTCGCCATGTACTGGTGGTCTCCGGTCATTACTTTTTCCCGGGAATAGACGACTGGCGACATAAACATGAATGCATACGTATGACCTTCACCCGGGACAATGCAACCGTTGAAAAGGGCATTGCTATCATTGCTGAAGAAGTTCGCAAAGCCTACGCTCAGTAG
- a CDS encoding YkgJ family cysteine cluster protein, with protein sequence MKCRLGCGACCIAPSISSPIPGMPEGKPAGVRCVQLDDNNLCKMFGKPERPAVCLSFQAESQLCGKSRGQAVENLIQLENITQVD encoded by the coding sequence ATGAAATGCCGACTCGGGTGCGGTGCCTGCTGCATTGCACCCTCTATCTCTAGTCCCATACCCGGTATGCCAGAAGGAAAACCTGCTGGAGTGCGCTGTGTACAATTGGACGACAACAACCTGTGCAAAATGTTTGGCAAGCCGGAACGTCCAGCCGTATGCCTGAGTTTTCAGGCAGAGTCCCAGCTTTGTGGCAAAAGCAGGGGGCAGGCCGTGGAAAACCTGATTCAACTTGAAAATATTACGCAGGTTGATTAA
- a CDS encoding V-type ATP synthase subunit D: MAKVALNKSSLNKEKRSLKTYNRYLPALELKRQQLMAERKKAEEALAEARTELADVERLVQAQLPMLARADVPVENLVRVKNVKLIDENIVGTTVPAVGNIDIELTPYSDLAKPHWVDFLVELLQKMVRLRVEYQVRELRHAELDKATRTTSQRVNLFSKVLIPQTKKNIQKIQIYMSDQDRASVMNAKLSKGKVLAQEAKAAAAG; the protein is encoded by the coding sequence ATGGCCAAGGTAGCCCTCAACAAAAGTTCGCTTAACAAAGAAAAGCGCAGCTTGAAAACGTACAACCGTTATCTGCCGGCACTGGAACTGAAGCGCCAACAGCTGATGGCTGAACGTAAAAAAGCGGAAGAGGCACTGGCTGAGGCTCGCACCGAACTGGCGGACGTTGAACGTCTGGTACAGGCACAACTACCTATGTTGGCTCGCGCCGACGTTCCGGTAGAAAATCTGGTGCGTGTCAAAAACGTCAAACTGATCGATGAAAACATTGTCGGAACCACTGTTCCAGCGGTGGGCAACATCGATATCGAACTGACGCCATACAGCGACCTGGCCAAGCCTCACTGGGTGGATTTCCTGGTGGAACTGTTGCAGAAGATGGTACGACTGCGTGTTGAATATCAGGTACGCGAACTGCGTCACGCTGAACTCGACAAGGCAACCCGTACGACTTCTCAGCGAGTCAACCTGTTCTCCAAGGTACTGATTCCTCAGACCAAGAAGAACATCCAGAAAATCCAGATTTACATGTCCGACCAGGACCGCGCCAGCGTAATGAACGCCAAGCTCTCCAAGGGCAAGGTACTGGCGCAGGAAGCCAAAGCCGCTGCGGCTGGCTAA
- a CDS encoding alpha/beta hydrolase, giving the protein MDQTINLPADDGHIIPVFQWSCDQPKAVIHISHGLSEHASRYQNLALQLNNAGFDVFAHNHRGHGPAATQPGIFAHKRGWDKVVEDLDIVVQHIKEQHPGKPLFLLGHSMGSYILQSYLIDGAPRSLAGAVLSGSNFAPQPLLKLGRGVARFESFRQGKTGQSPIIHALVFGQYNKAFKPNRTEFDWLSRDPATVDAYINDPLCGQRASNRLWYDLFGGLQSISSVSALQHINSSLPVRVVGGTHDPVSAPSSPPEKNGQHKLAKALQKAGIKDVTLTLYPEGRHEMLNEINREQVISDLIEWLEAKI; this is encoded by the coding sequence ATGGATCAAACAATAAACCTGCCAGCTGATGACGGTCATATTATTCCGGTCTTCCAATGGTCATGTGATCAGCCAAAAGCTGTCATCCATATCAGCCATGGACTCAGCGAACACGCTTCTCGCTATCAGAATCTCGCACTTCAGCTGAACAATGCCGGATTTGACGTTTTTGCCCACAACCATCGTGGACACGGCCCCGCTGCCACCCAACCCGGCATTTTTGCCCACAAACGCGGATGGGACAAAGTGGTAGAAGATCTTGATATTGTGGTTCAACACATTAAAGAGCAGCACCCCGGCAAGCCTCTCTTTCTGCTGGGGCACAGCATGGGCAGCTACATACTGCAAAGTTACCTTATCGACGGTGCACCCAGATCACTGGCCGGCGCTGTATTGTCCGGCTCCAATTTCGCTCCACAGCCACTACTGAAGCTGGGACGGGGGGTTGCGCGCTTTGAAAGCTTCCGGCAGGGCAAAACCGGACAAAGCCCGATTATTCATGCTCTGGTCTTTGGTCAATACAACAAAGCCTTCAAACCCAACCGCACCGAGTTTGACTGGCTTTCCAGGGATCCGGCCACCGTGGATGCCTACATAAACGATCCACTCTGCGGCCAGCGCGCCAGCAACCGGCTGTGGTACGACCTGTTTGGAGGACTACAATCCATTTCATCGGTTTCTGCACTTCAGCACATCAACTCCAGCCTGCCCGTTCGGGTGGTGGGTGGCACCCACGATCCGGTCAGCGCACCGTCATCACCACCGGAAAAAAACGGACAACACAAACTTGCAAAAGCACTACAGAAAGCGGGCATCAAAGATGTCACGCTGACACTCTACCCTGAAGGCCGTCACGAGATGCTGAATGAAATTAATCGTGAGCAGGTTATCTCAGACCTGATAGAATGGCTGGAAGCTAAAATTTAA